A portion of the Actomonas aquatica genome contains these proteins:
- a CDS encoding amidophosphoribosyltransferase produces MSDKITHECGIAMVRLKKPLQYYQEKYGTPLWGFTKLFLLMEKQHNRGQDGAGVACVKFDVPAGDPFMFRERCVKANPLDRIFKRLLGDYNKLVSHGDAHPEFAKTVKEQFDFGGELLLGHLRYGTSGGYSQSSCHPFFRRSPWPTRNLALCGNFNLTNTDELNRNLIAMGQHPIFATDTQALLEKVGFYLDEEHDDLYRQLREQKMPGKEISAQICRDLDVHRVIQRAGEKWDGGYVLAGAVGNGDAFIVRDPSGIRPCFYFENDEVIAVASERAPLMTVFDLELADVEEMPPASVMVIKKDGTRTIKAFREELPRTSCSFERIYFSRGNDIDIYRERKTLGAKLADQVLASVDHDWGNTVFSFIPNTAEVAYYGLVSALRERRRTEVKDEILRRSQDGTLTPEKLDDLILRNWPRSEKVVSKDIKLRTFIGQEGMRNHLASHVYDITYGSVDPGKDNLVCVDDSIVRGTTLRKSILRILTRLNPKKIVIVSTAPQIRYPDCYGIDMSEIGKFIAFEAAVELLKENGKEELLGEVYRHCRRAVETEEAVNHVKKIYEPFTPEEISARIARIVYPQNVDWAGDVEVIFQSVENLHSAVPNHSGDWFFTGDFPTAGGFRVVNQAYINFFENSDRRSY; encoded by the coding sequence ATGAGCGACAAGATCACCCACGAGTGCGGTATCGCGATGGTGCGGCTGAAGAAGCCGCTCCAATATTATCAGGAGAAATACGGCACGCCGCTGTGGGGCTTCACCAAGCTCTTCCTCCTGATGGAGAAGCAGCACAACCGTGGCCAGGATGGCGCGGGCGTGGCTTGCGTGAAATTTGATGTGCCGGCGGGCGACCCGTTCATGTTCCGCGAGCGCTGCGTGAAGGCCAATCCGCTGGACCGCATCTTCAAGCGCCTGCTGGGCGACTACAACAAGCTGGTCTCGCACGGCGACGCTCACCCGGAGTTCGCCAAGACGGTGAAGGAGCAGTTCGACTTCGGTGGTGAGCTCCTCCTCGGCCATTTGCGCTACGGCACCAGCGGCGGCTACAGCCAGAGTTCCTGTCACCCGTTTTTCCGCCGCAGTCCGTGGCCGACGCGCAATCTGGCGCTGTGCGGCAATTTTAACCTCACCAATACGGATGAGCTGAATCGCAACCTGATCGCGATGGGGCAGCACCCGATCTTCGCCACCGACACGCAGGCGCTGTTGGAGAAGGTGGGATTCTACCTCGATGAGGAGCACGACGATCTCTACCGCCAGTTGCGTGAGCAGAAGATGCCGGGCAAAGAGATTTCGGCGCAGATCTGCCGCGACCTCGACGTGCACCGCGTGATTCAGCGCGCCGGCGAGAAGTGGGACGGCGGTTACGTGCTGGCCGGCGCGGTCGGCAACGGCGACGCCTTCATCGTGCGCGACCCGTCGGGCATCCGCCCGTGTTTCTATTTTGAGAACGACGAAGTCATCGCGGTCGCTTCCGAGCGCGCGCCGCTCATGACGGTCTTTGATCTCGAACTCGCCGATGTGGAAGAGATGCCGCCCGCCAGCGTGATGGTGATCAAGAAGGACGGCACCCGCACCATCAAAGCCTTCCGCGAGGAGCTGCCGCGCACGTCCTGCTCGTTCGAGCGGATCTATTTCTCGCGCGGCAACGACATCGATATCTACCGCGAGCGAAAGACGCTGGGCGCCAAATTGGCGGATCAGGTGCTGGCTTCCGTCGACCACGACTGGGGCAACACGGTGTTCAGCTTCATTCCCAACACCGCCGAAGTCGCCTACTACGGTCTGGTCTCGGCGCTGCGCGAACGTCGTCGCACGGAGGTGAAGGATGAAATCCTGCGCCGCTCGCAGGACGGCACGCTCACGCCGGAGAAGCTCGACGATCTCATCCTGCGCAATTGGCCGCGCAGCGAGAAGGTGGTGAGCAAGGACATCAAGCTGCGCACCTTCATCGGCCAGGAAGGCATGCGCAACCACCTCGCCAGCCACGTTTACGACATCACCTACGGCTCGGTCGATCCCGGGAAGGACAACCTCGTGTGCGTCGACGATTCGATCGTGCGCGGCACCACCTTGCGCAAATCCATCCTGCGCATCCTCACCCGCCTCAACCCGAAGAAGATCGTGATCGTGTCGACGGCGCCGCAGATCCGTTACCCGGATTGTTACGGCATCGACATGTCGGAGATCGGCAAATTCATCGCCTTCGAAGCGGCGGTCGAGTTGCTCAAGGAAAACGGCAAGGAAGAGCTGCTGGGCGAAGTGTATCGCCACTGCCGCCGGGCGGTGGAGACCGAGGAAGCGGTCAACCACGTCAAAAAGATCTACGAGCCCTTCACGCCGGAGGAGATCTCGGCGCGCATCGCCCGCATCGTGTATCCGCAAAACGTCGATTGGGCGGGCGACGTCGAAGTGATTTTCCAGAGCGTCGAGAACCTGCACTCCGCGGTGCCGAATCACTCGGGCGACTGGTTCTTCACCGGCGACTTCCCCACCGCGGGCGGCTTCCGCGTGGTGAATCAGGCCTACATCAACTTCTTCGAAAACTCCGACCGCCGCAGTTATTGA
- the purL gene encoding phosphoribosylformylglycinamidine synthase — protein MLILRGSPALSPFRLQKLLDGLTAVGIPARAITADFVHVVEAEGELSPDQQGVLEKLLTYGPKRAPARLDGLTQVVAPRPGTISPWSSKATDIAHICGLTAVKRIERVIAYTIAFDNAALPKPLSNLSACQLSALRGALHDRMTQAVFNRVEDCDALFRHESPKPLTSVPVLAEGRAALVRANTELGLALADDEIEYLAQAFRKLGRDPNDIELMMFAQANSEHCRHKIFNASWDIDGEAQAKSLFAMIRNTHQLHSEGILSAYKDNAAVLVGSRGGRFYADPATHDYAAHDEDIHLLCKVETHNHPTAISPFPGAATGSGGEIRDEGATGRGSKPKAGLTGFTVSNLRLPGAEQPWETDFGKPSRIVSALDIMIEGPLGGAAFNNEFGRPAINGYFRTFEAAVPAASKSDQQSALSDQPQSEESLSLKADSLPPPAAELRGYHKPIMLAGGLGNIKAGHVEKGAINPGDKLIVLGGPCMLIGLGGGAASSMASGTGSEDLDFASVQRENPEMERRCQEVIDACWAMDDANPISFIHDVGAGGVSNALPELINDGGRGGRFDLRKLPNDEPGMSPLEIWCNESQERYVMAVPADRLDTFAAICARERAPYAVVGEATEEKRLVLTDPHFGNTPIDMPLEVLLGKPPRMHRSETRLQRPLLPLSLDIDLKEAVRRVLVHPTVADKTFLISIGDRTVTGLICRDQMVGPWQVPVADCAVTATTFDVNTGEAMAMGERTPVAVNAAAASARLAVGEALTNLAAAQIGPIGKVNLSANWMAAPAVPGDAADLYAAVQAVGMELCPELGITIPVGKDSMSMSTVWSDGDETKRMTAPVSLIVSAFAPVTDIRKSLTPQLAQNADSTLLLIDLGRGQNRLGGSILAQVVSQMGEATPDVDSAADLKAFWNVIQQLGADGKLLAYHDRSDGGLLATAVEMAFAGHVGVDLDLAPLCGSGFTPDIPFAALFNEELGAVIQVADTDLAAVEAALATAGLADCTHRIGKLNTDYTFRVTAGDQTLLEENLSDLRAIWSDVTRRIAALRDNPACAEQEYKHKLDATDPGISPKVTFSLSEIPNPKSQIPTDQRPPMAILREQGVNGEVEMAAAFDRAGFRAVDVHMTDILEGRVSLADFRGLAACGGFSYGDVLGAGEGWAKSILFNPRARAEFEAFFAREDTFALGVCNGCQMLSNLKSIIPGAEAWPHFVQNQSERYEGRYVSLKIEESPSILFKDMAGSVLPIAVAHGEGYAEFADRTAAEAFSASGQVAARFCDNHHTPTEKYPLNPNGSPLGMTALTTTTGRVTIMMPHPERVFRSRCMSWSPKEWGEDSPWMKLFRNARNWVG, from the coding sequence ATGTTGATCCTGCGCGGCTCCCCTGCTCTCTCGCCCTTTCGGCTTCAAAAACTCCTCGATGGCCTGACGGCCGTCGGCATCCCGGCTCGCGCCATCACGGCCGATTTTGTGCATGTGGTTGAAGCCGAAGGAGAACTCTCGCCCGACCAGCAGGGCGTGCTCGAAAAACTCCTCACCTACGGCCCCAAGCGCGCCCCCGCCCGCCTCGACGGCCTCACCCAGGTGGTCGCCCCGCGCCCCGGCACAATTTCCCCCTGGTCGTCCAAGGCCACCGACATCGCTCACATTTGCGGCCTCACCGCCGTCAAACGCATCGAGCGCGTCATCGCCTACACCATCGCCTTCGACAACGCCGCCCTGCCGAAGCCGCTCTCGAACCTCTCCGCCTGCCAGCTCAGTGCCCTCCGCGGCGCCCTGCACGACCGCATGACCCAGGCGGTGTTCAACCGCGTGGAGGACTGCGACGCCCTCTTCCGCCACGAATCGCCCAAGCCCCTCACCAGCGTGCCGGTCCTCGCCGAGGGCCGCGCCGCTCTCGTGCGCGCCAACACCGAACTCGGACTCGCCCTCGCCGACGACGAGATCGAATACCTCGCCCAAGCCTTCCGCAAACTCGGCCGCGACCCCAACGACATCGAGCTCATGATGTTCGCCCAGGCCAACTCCGAGCACTGCCGCCACAAGATCTTCAACGCCTCTTGGGACATCGATGGCGAGGCGCAGGCCAAGTCGCTCTTCGCCATGATCCGCAACACCCACCAGTTGCACAGCGAAGGCATCCTCTCCGCCTACAAGGACAACGCCGCCGTGCTCGTCGGCTCCCGCGGCGGCCGCTTCTACGCCGATCCGGCCACCCACGACTACGCCGCCCACGACGAGGACATCCACCTCCTCTGCAAGGTTGAGACCCACAACCACCCCACCGCCATCTCCCCCTTCCCCGGCGCCGCCACCGGCTCCGGCGGCGAGATCCGCGACGAGGGCGCCACCGGCCGCGGCTCCAAACCCAAAGCCGGCCTCACCGGCTTCACCGTGTCCAACCTCCGCCTGCCCGGTGCCGAGCAGCCCTGGGAAACCGACTTCGGCAAACCCAGCCGCATCGTCTCCGCCCTCGACATCATGATCGAAGGCCCCCTCGGCGGCGCCGCCTTCAACAACGAATTCGGCCGCCCCGCCATCAACGGCTACTTCCGCACTTTCGAAGCCGCCGTGCCCGCCGCTTCGAAGAGCGATCAGCAGTCAGCCCTCAGCGATCAGCCTCAGTCAGAAGAGAGCTTATCGCTGAAAGCTGACAGCCTACCGCCCCCCGCAGCGGAGCTGCGCGGCTACCACAAGCCGATCATGCTCGCCGGCGGCCTCGGCAACATCAAAGCCGGCCACGTCGAGAAGGGCGCCATCAACCCGGGCGACAAACTCATCGTGCTCGGCGGCCCCTGCATGCTCATCGGCCTCGGCGGTGGTGCCGCCTCCTCCATGGCCAGCGGCACCGGCAGTGAGGACCTCGATTTCGCCTCCGTCCAACGCGAGAACCCCGAAATGGAACGCCGCTGCCAGGAGGTCATCGACGCCTGTTGGGCAATGGACGACGCCAACCCCATTTCCTTCATCCACGACGTCGGCGCCGGTGGTGTCTCCAACGCCCTGCCCGAACTCATCAACGACGGCGGCCGCGGTGGTCGCTTCGACCTGCGCAAGCTCCCCAACGACGAGCCGGGCATGTCCCCGCTCGAGATCTGGTGCAACGAGTCCCAGGAGCGCTACGTCATGGCCGTCCCCGCCGACCGCCTCGACACCTTTGCCGCCATCTGCGCCCGCGAGCGCGCCCCCTACGCCGTCGTCGGTGAAGCCACCGAAGAAAAGCGCCTCGTCCTCACCGACCCGCACTTCGGCAATACCCCCATCGACATGCCACTCGAGGTCCTGCTCGGCAAACCGCCCCGCATGCACCGCAGCGAAACCCGCCTGCAACGCCCTCTGCTGCCTCTGTCCCTCGACATCGATCTCAAGGAGGCGGTTCGTCGCGTCCTCGTGCACCCGACCGTGGCCGACAAGACCTTCCTCATTTCCATCGGCGACCGCACCGTGACCGGCCTCATCTGCCGTGATCAAATGGTCGGCCCCTGGCAGGTCCCCGTCGCCGACTGCGCCGTCACTGCCACCACCTTCGACGTCAACACCGGCGAAGCCATGGCCATGGGTGAACGCACGCCCGTCGCGGTCAACGCCGCCGCCGCCTCTGCCCGCCTCGCGGTCGGTGAAGCCCTCACCAATCTCGCCGCCGCTCAGATCGGCCCTATCGGCAAGGTCAACCTCTCCGCCAATTGGATGGCCGCCCCGGCCGTGCCCGGCGACGCCGCCGACCTCTACGCCGCCGTCCAAGCCGTCGGCATGGAACTCTGCCCCGAGCTCGGCATCACCATCCCGGTCGGCAAGGACTCCATGTCCATGAGCACCGTCTGGTCCGACGGCGACGAGACCAAGCGCATGACCGCCCCCGTCTCGCTCATCGTCTCCGCCTTCGCCCCGGTCACCGACATTCGTAAATCCCTCACTCCGCAGCTCGCGCAGAACGCCGACTCGACCCTCCTCCTCATCGACCTCGGTCGCGGTCAAAACCGCCTCGGCGGCTCCATCCTCGCCCAAGTCGTTTCACAGATGGGCGAAGCCACCCCCGACGTCGATTCCGCCGCCGACCTCAAAGCTTTCTGGAACGTCATCCAGCAACTCGGCGCCGACGGCAAACTGCTCGCCTACCACGACCGCTCCGACGGTGGCCTGCTCGCCACCGCCGTCGAAATGGCCTTCGCCGGCCACGTCGGCGTCGACCTCGACCTTGCACCTCTATGTGGGTCGGGCTTTACGCCCGACATCCCCTTCGCAGCCCTCTTCAACGAAGAACTCGGCGCCGTCATCCAAGTCGCCGACACCGACCTGGCCGCCGTCGAAGCCGCCCTCGCAACCGCCGGCCTGGCCGACTGCACCCACCGTATCGGCAAACTCAATACCGACTACACCTTCCGCGTCACCGCCGGCGACCAGACCCTGCTCGAGGAAAACCTCAGCGACCTGCGCGCCATCTGGTCCGACGTCACCCGTCGCATCGCGGCCCTCCGCGACAACCCCGCCTGCGCCGAGCAAGAATACAAACACAAACTCGACGCCACCGACCCCGGCATCTCGCCGAAAGTGACGTTCTCACTTTCGGAAATCCCAAATCCTAAATCCCAAATCCCAACGGATCAGCGCCCCCCGATGGCGATATTGCGCGAACAGGGCGTGAACGGCGAAGTCGAGATGGCTGCCGCCTTCGACCGCGCTGGTTTCCGCGCCGTCGATGTGCATATGACCGACATCCTCGAAGGTCGCGTCTCGCTCGCCGACTTCCGTGGTCTCGCCGCCTGCGGTGGTTTCTCCTACGGCGACGTGCTGGGCGCCGGCGAAGGCTGGGCCAAGAGCATCCTCTTTAACCCGCGCGCCCGCGCCGAGTTTGAAGCCTTCTTCGCCCGCGAGGACACCTTTGCCCTCGGCGTCTGCAACGGCTGCCAGATGCTCAGCAACCTCAAGTCGATCATCCCCGGCGCCGAGGCCTGGCCGCACTTCGTGCAGAATCAAAGCGAGCGCTACGAAGGCCGCTACGTCTCCCTCAAGATCGAGGAGTCTCCGTCCATCCTGTTTAAAGACATGGCTGGCAGCGTGCTGCCGATCGCCGTCGCCCACGGCGAAGGTTACGCCGAGTTCGCAGACCGCACCGCCGCCGAAGCGTTCAGTGCCAGCGGTCAAGTCGCCGCTCGCTTCTGCGACAACCACCACACGCCGACGGAAAAGTATCCGCTCAACCCCAACGGCAGCCCCCTCGGCATGACCGCGCTCACCACCACCACCGGCCGCGTCACCATCATGATGCCCCACCCCGAGCGTGTCTTCCGCAGCCGCTGCATGAGCTGGTCGCCCAAGGAATGGGGCGAAGATTCCCCGTGGATGAAACTCTTTAGAAACGCCCGCAACTGGGTCGGATAG